The nucleotide sequence GCAAGAGGAGTTGTAGTAATTGACGAAGCGGGTAAGGTGGTTTATACGGAACTTGTTCCAGAAATAACAACCGAACCAAATTATGAAGCTGCATTGGCTTCATTAAATTAATTAGATTATTGTTTTTCATTGGTTAAAGTTAAGGGTTAGTGTTGAGAGTCGCCGGATGTGAGATCTCGCGGCTCTCTTTTTTTTCACTCGCTTCACACTACCAATCTTCCTGGATCAACCCGAAAAGTTGGGGGCTATGCATAAATATTGGTTAATCTAAAAAGAAAATAGGAAATATTCTTTACCCCTCTCAGGCATGCCCTGAAACTTTTTATTTTAGCGTTGAAAGATTCAGCCGAAGCATTTGTCGACCGATTGTCAAAGTAATTGATGATTGTTTGATAGTGTGCCGAGATTGATCTTTTTACAGTGTTGAACTGTTTAAACCCCGCTTGTTCAATCTGTTCATACCAGTGTGCCAGACGAGTAAACGCAACTACTTTTTCTTTCACGGTATGATAGATATGTCTGAGCTGCATGGTCAGGTTGTAAGATCTTTCCAGGGAAGGATACCAATGAAAAAGGACTTCAGCTCTGGCCCTTTGATTCGGAGTCCATTTATTCTCTGTTTTAAATAGCAGGTAGCGGCTTCTTGCCAAAAGTTGTTTACGGGTTTCACCGTTTTTCAGAATTTCAGGAGAATACTTTCTTCCGGCTTCTTTAGCTAACTCCATCTCTTTACTTTCCTGTTCGATTGCCTCCCAGCGATGTACCACACGGATGTCCTGCAATGCTTCAGTGGCTAGCTTTTGTACATGAAAACGGTCGGTAACAAGAGTTGCTTTGGGAAACGCCCGCCGAACGATCATCTCCATATTGGCGGCCATATCGATTGTAACTTCTTTGACTTTTAGTCGTTTAGAATGATTGATTCTGTTTAAAACGTCAAGAACATCAGAGGCCATGGTCCCTTTTACGATAGCGACGATACTTCCTTTTTTACCTTTGGCTTGCTTATTGGTGAGAATCGTATAAAGTTCATCATAAGTCAGAGCCGTTTCATCCAGACTCAGATGGGAGCCAATGTTTTCGGGGAAAAGAACCCATTTGTCTGCGTGTTCCCGTTGGTCCCACTCATAGAAGTCAGATAAGAAGAGCCGGTATTGTTCTTCCAATTGCTTCCCGTCTACACCATAAAATTCACCAACAGTACGACAGCTAACAGGATGAGTATCTATGTAATTCTTTTAAAAAAGACGCAAATTCTTGCGTCAAACGAGTTCCTTTAGCTACCATATCCCAATTCCTGCAGACAATATCCCCTGTGCTATGATTGGTCCACCTTCTACGCCTTACCTGCAGAATCACCACTTTCCCTCGTAGGGGATAGTCTTGTATGGCTACACTGGGATAAAATCCTTTTGATTCAAGTTTATCTTCTTTATATTCCTCAGGAATAATATTGAGTTCTTCCAGATGAATGGTAATGGTCGAACTTGTTTTTTCTGCAAATATTACTTTAAAGTATTTTAATACGCCTTCCGGCAATAGCAATTCATAGCCTGTTTCCATAGCTGCAAATGTAGCTCCTTTTCTATTACCCCCCAACTTTTCGGCTTGATCCGAATTCTGTACCCTATTTTTACTCAAACTATCTCCCACTTATCACTATTAATGGTTAATGTGTTCATCTGTTGTTCGTTAAATGAGTGACAGATGCGTGTGTAAGATCCATTTCATTTCTCACCTATCACGTATTAATTACAGGATTGTCGTCTCCGGAGGTAAGCATCTATAAAACGTATGTACTTTTTTGTTTCGACGTTTTTCATTCCTTATAGGATTGAATGAGTAAACATATATCTTTCGATCTTTAAAGATATAAGGAACGGAGTTGAAAGATATGTCTTTCGAGGCAAAAAGTATATACTTTTTGAACAATAAGTCCTAACAAGTTGCACAACAAGTACTAACAAATAGCGTTACATGTCTTAATAATTCTCATTTCCTCGCGAAAGAGTGAAAATGGTATAATAACCTGTAATCTATATAAGTAAGCAGGTTTAAATGTTCCCGATCTTTGCATCAAAATTTTATTCAATTAAAAATGTAAGCATATGAAAAAAAGATTAGTGGCATATTATTCTCGCCGAGGGCAGAATTATGTAAGTGGAAGTCTGATCGAGTTGACTCAAGGCAATACAGAAGTAATAGCAAAAAAGATACAAGCACTCACTAATAGCGATATTTTTGAAATTGATACAGTTTTAAAATATCCCAAAGATTATATGGAAACCACAAGAGTTGCAAAAAAAGAATTGAATGCTGATGCACGTCCGGAATTAACCGAGACCGTTGATAATATAGATGACTATGACACCATATATCTCGGCTATCCAAACTGGTGGGGTACATTCCCGATGGCCATATTTACATTTTTGGAATCTTATAACTTTTCCGGAAAAACCATTATCCCATTTTGCACTCACGAAGGAAGTGGTATGTGTGGGTTGGGAGACATACAGTTAGTATGTCCTGAAGCTAATGTAAATAAGGGAATTGCAATAAAAGGGAGCAATGTTCATAGAGCAGATACTGAAAGTACGATTAAAAACTGGCTTGAAAAATTATAATTATGGAAAATTCTATCCAAATTATATTATAATATTAAACATAAACATATGAAAACAAGAAAATTAGGAACTCAAGGCTTAGAAGTTTCAGCATTAGGACTAGGATGTATGGGCTTAAGTTTTGGTTACGGCCCTGCAACAGAAAAACAAGATGCTATCAAGTTAATTAGAAAAGCGTACGAGTTAGGTATAACCTTTTTTGACACGGCCGAAGTATACGGTCCTTATACAAACGAAGAAGTTGTTGGCGAAGCAATAACTCCATTTAGGAACGATGTTGTAGTGGCTACTAAATTTGGATTTCACTTTGAAGGTGGTCGGGCAAACGGGGTAAACAGTAAACCTGATTACATCCGTCAGGCTGTTGAAGGTTCATTAAAGAGATTGAATGTTGAAGCCATTGATTTGCTATACCAACACCGAATTGACCCTAATGTTCCAATTGAGGATGTTGCCGGCACGGTAAGAGAATTGATTCAGGAAGGGAAAGTGAAATACTTCGGTATGTCTGAAGCTGGAGCGACTAACATACGTAAAGCGCATGCTATTCAGCCAGTATCGGCCTTGCAAAGCGAATACTCTATGTGGTGGCGTGAGCCCGAAACTAAAACTTTTGCAACACTGGAGGAATTAGGAATTGGTTTTGTTCCTTTCAGTCCGCTGGGTAAAGGCTTCTTAACTGGTAAAATTGATGTGAATACAGCCTTCGATGCTAACGACTTTCGCAATGCTATTCCTCGCTTTGATGCGGAAAACAGAAAAGTAAATCAAGTCTTAGTTGAGCTTATCACTCAAATTGCTCAGGAAAAAGAGGCAACACCGGCACAAGTTGCTTTAGCATGGATTCATGCTCAAAAAGAGTGGATTGTACCCATCCCCGGAACAACAAAAATACACCGTTTGGAAGAAAATACGGAAGCTATAAATCTTGAATTAAATAAGACCGATTTAAGTTTGATTGAAACAGCATTAGCAAATATTGATATTATTGGGCATCGCTACCCAGAAAGCAGCGAAAAAATGATTGACAACGATTAATGTAAATTAAAACAAAAGAGAATATGAAATATCATTGGTGTTGTTGAAACAGACGATGCATCTATAGCTAAAATGGGCATCTTCAAAGTCAAAGAATTCACTTTGACTTTGAAGATGCCTAAAAACCTAAAAGAACTCTATATTATTCTTTCTCAGCAATAATCAAGGTTGAAGGTATGGTTGTAAGCCAGTTATGCTTCGTTTCTATAAGCTGCTTCCAGCTTTCAACACTAATAAGCATTAAAGTTTGCTCTTTCAGAAAATCGGGACTAATTTTCCCTTCACTTATCAGACGCACGTGATTAGGTGCAATTTGTTCGATAGCGCGAATTGATTCCTTTAGTGCTGGGTTTTTATGAATGTGTTCGTTGAAATCGATAAATGATATTTGTGATTCGGAGAAATTAATGAGTTTTTGAGCAAATCCAATCAGAAATTCATCGGTTGGACTAATCACAGGAATACAAATCCTGTCGGTTTTGCTGAACCCTCTGTCAATCAGTATACCCACTGTCACCTTACTTTTAGCAATAATAGATCGCGTCCGCTCGTCGAAAGGCGAATTTTCAAAGATACTTTCTCTACCCGTTACCTGATTAATCAGTCTGTCAGGATTGATAATCCGGGTGGTAAACCCCAGTATTTTACCCAGTAAGCTTCCTTCGAATATTGATTGCCCTATTCCAATTAGCAGTAAATCATATTCCCCTTCGTTGGCTACTTCGGTAATATCCGATTCTATATCATTCGTTACCTTAAACAGCGTTGTGATTTTTTGATTCAGATATTTTGATTCTTCAAAAATCGGAGCAAAACTTTCGTTCTCGTAGGCTTCCAGATTAAATTGATGAGATTTAGAACTCGGGAACAAGTGCATAGCGGTTATAGCCGAATTGCTGTTTGTTTTCTTTATCAGGCAATTGGCTAGCCGTACCATGATTTTACCATTTTCGGGGTTGCCAAACGACACCAGTATTTTGAATTTACTAATCCGGCTAATCTCGTTCATCTTATCTTCTGCCTTCGATTTAAACAGCCAGTTGATTAAATTCAGTGCTGGTCCGGTCATAAAGGTGGTTACCAAAGCCATAATTACCATCATGGCAAATATTTTGGGTGTCAGTATGCCTAAGTCGTATCCGATATTCAGAACCACCAACTCCATTAATCCACGTGTGTTCATTAAAGCACCAATAGTAAGACTGTCTTTCCAGCTTTGTTTTACAAATCGGGCTGCCATAGCACTGCCAACAAATTTACCGATTATGGCAACTAGAATGATTAAACCAGTAATTTTCCATAGATGAACATCGTTCAACAATCCTATTTCAGTTCGTAAACCAGTGAAAACAAAGAACAGAGGTAATAATAACACGAGAGCAATATCCTCAATTCTTTCAATAAAGATATTTCTGAATTTCTGGTTTGTAGGCATAATGGCACCGGCCATAAAGGCTCCGAATAAGGCATGAATTCCTATTACTTCTGTGGTCCAGGAAGATAGAATAAGTGTTACAATGAAAATGGCCACTATCGATTTGCTCAAATTGGCACTTGAAGTATGTAAATCGCCAACGCGTTTTAAAAACGGCCGCACAATTTTAATCATAAAAAGTACATAACCCACAGCCAGCAAAATGGTATAAAGTGAACTAACAAACGACCCAGCTTTGGCAATGGCTATAACGGCGGCCAAAATGCTCCAGCCTGTAATGTCATCTGCTGCCGCACAGGTAATCACCACGGTTCCCAAGCGCGTTTTATGAATTCCTCTTTCCTGCACAATCCTAGCCAATACTGGAAATGCAGTTATACTCATGGCAATGCCAATGAACAGCCCGAACGAACTGAACGTTACTCCTGCAGGTGCGAACGACTGGTATATAAAGTAAGCCAGCCCCATGCCCAACGAAAATGGTACGATAATGCTGGCATGGCTTATCACTATCGCGTCGTGAGCTTTATTTTTTAATACATTTATGTCTATCTCCATGCCAACTATGAACATAAACAGGATCAGACCTATTTGGCTTAAAAAGTTCAGGTTGCCGAGTGATTGAACCGGGAAAAGGTATGCTGAGAACTCAGGGAAATACATACCAAGCAATGAAGGTCCCAGCACAATACCTGCTATAATTTCACCGATTACTGTTGGCTGTCCTATCTTTTTACAAATCCATCCGAATATGCGCGCCACCAATATAATAGTTACAATTTGTGCCAACAAAATAGCAAGTGGATGGCCGATATTCTGTAACAACGAATGCAGAAATTCTCCCCAATGCGTTTTTTCGGAAGTAGGTCGAACGATTTCCGATACTATTTCCTGCTTGGACCCCATAAAATCAATCCAATAGATTAATGCCGAAAAACTGCCGATAATCAGCACGTAAAAGAAAATATTTTTAAATTTATTAAGCATGTATCTTTCTGTTTTAGTGTGTTGTAATGTCCCGATCTTGTATCCGGGTTTCCGCCTCTTAGCCTTTCTTATCATGACAAAGATAGTTTTATAAAGTTTTATGATCAATGGCTCAGAAGCAAATCGGGGCTATTATGTAACAAGACGGAAGAAAAATGTAATGAATCAGATTTTCACCTTTTCAAGAAAATTTTTCCGATACACTTCGCTTAAATAAAATATTTGAGGTTTGTTTTGTTCACAGGTAAGGGCAGACGTTATTTGGTCGACAGAAAAATGTTGAACAATGTCAAGTGCGATGATTTCCTGCTTATTGATCCGACAAAACTTATTCGGAGGCAGTATTGTTTGTAGTTTTTCGAAAGAGATATTTTTTAGACAAATTTTTGACCCATCTTTAAGCAGCACATTTTTATCCCGGCTATCAATGACAGAAGCTTTTATGTAGCACAGTTGATCAAAAAATATCAATGATTTTCCTTTGTCCGTGTTCAGATTAATAAATTTTTCTCCGTACTTGGTGTAGGGTATTCGTTTGAAAGCTTTGTTTACAGCGCTTTGGAGCCTTTCCAACTGAATGGGTTTTCGTACAAAATCAACGGCGTCCAAATCAAATGCTTCTGCTGCATATTCTTTGTGCGCAGTGGTGAAAATGATAAGTTTGTGCTTGAGCAGTTCAGCTATTTGAATTCCGTTTGTCTGAGGCATTTCGATGTCCAAAATACAAAGGTCGAAATCCAGTTTGGATGATTCTTCAATAAATAAATCGGGGCGGTTGAAAGCTTTTACTACTTCCAACTGCGGAATTTGTTCGCAGAGCATCTTTAAATAGGTCAGCCCCGGTAATTCATCATCGAGCAGCAAGCACTTTAACTTTGTATTCAAAGAGATCGATATTTAAATGTGCAACATATACATTGTCTTCAATATAACTGTCGAGCTTAAAATTAGTGTCATAAATAATTTGTAGCCGCTGTTCCAGTGTCTTTATTCCAATTCCACCTTTTTCTTTTTTCATCGCAGGTTTTGATGATATTTTATTGGCCACCTTTATCTCAAAATGATTGTCTTTAAACTCCAGGGTTATGTAAATAAAAGCATCGGGACTTTGTATATCGGCATGTTTAAAAGCGTTTTCAATCAAATCGATTGAGATTAAAGGGGCTAACAGTTTTTGCTCATACATTGGTTCCGCATTATTCACTTTGGTTTTCACTTTCAAGTCGAACAACGGGCTTACTTTTATTTTATTTATCTCAATAAGGTTTAACGCAAACTGAATTTCTTCCTTAGCACTCACAAACTCTTTACGACTTTCATACAGTATATAATCCAGTACATTAGCTAGTTTGTCGATTGTAAAGTAAGTCTGATAGGCATGCGACTGTATAGAGTTCAAGATATTTTTAAACAGATGTGGATTTAATTTAGCCTCCAATGCTTCAAGTTGCAACGGATTAACCTGATTTTTCAATTCCTGAAAACGTAAACTAATATCTTGTTGTTTTTTTTTAGATTCGCGAAGTTGGAAAAACAAATAAACAGCTAGCGCGGTAACCACTATCAGAATTAGTATAGTAATAAGCAGTGCTATTGATACCATATTCAATCAAATATTGTATAATTATTTTTTGTTTCAAAACTAGTCATTTTCTTCATGTGATCAATACAATTTAGCTATTATCATAGTTTGCGTATTCACTTTTTGAACAATAAAAAAAGAAGGCGTCTCATTTGTTGAGACGCCTTCTTTTTCTACGATATCATATATCTTCTGTTAATCAGCTGTGTGCGTGTTTTATTTCGCCACTGCTTCGAGACGTTTCATTAGGGCAAAGATGATTGATCCGGAAATGACACAGCAAATTGTGAAGAATATCCACACTTGCCATATTTCGGCTTTGCTCCAAATAATGGTACCAATAAACAATAGTTGATTGCCTAAAGCCGTTGCACACAACCATCCACCTTGCATCAATCCCTTAAAGCGGGGAGGGGCAACTTTCGAAACGAAAGAGATACCCATCGGACTTAAGAACAGTTCGGAGATAGTCAGTGAAAAATAGGTGGCGATTAACCAATAGGCCGATATTCTTTCTGCATCTGTTCCTTCAACTAAATCTTTTGGAGCAACTAGTCCAAGCGATCCGATTATCATAATTAAAAAAGAACCGGCAGCAAGAAACATACCAATTCCGATTTTACGCGGAGCCGAAGGTTCGATACCTCTTTTATTAAGCCAGGCAAAGAACCCAACGATCAAAGGGGTAAGTGTTACCACAAAGAGTGGGTTGAACGACTGGAATATCTCAGGAGAAATAGGTGAGCCGTCAGCAGCCGCAAATTCATTGTAGTAATTTACAGCAATAGCAGCACCAGCGATGAATGCTGCAACACCAAGTATACGGTTCAATAGTTTAACTTTAGAAAATGCAATAATAAGTCCGCCAACACCAACAGCAATACCCATCAATGAGAATATATTGAATATGAGGCTCGTGCCCGGTCCAACATGTGTTGCTGTATAATCTCTGGCAAATAATGTAAGTGTTACACCATTCTGGTGGAAAGACATCCAGAAGAAAATAACAATAAGAAATACAAATCCTAACGCCAGTAACCGTTTTTTCTCTTCTATCCAAGGCATTTTTTCAATCTTAACACCGTTTGCTGCAGCGGCAGATGCCTGTTGTACAGCTGTAACATCACCTGGAGCAAGGTATTTTTTGCAGAAACTATAAACGAGCATGGAAAGAAGCATGGAGCCTGCGGCAATTGCAAAAGCAAAATGGTATCCAGTGTTAAATACATCAAGATATGTAGTTGCAAATGCTGTAAGATCTGTAACCTGCGAACCACTTACTTCGTTAGCAAGGTTTTGCATAACAGCAGTATCAGCCAGATTTCCGTTAATCAATTCGTGACACATTTTTGGAAGAGCACCATTATAAGCTAAACCATGAGTCGTAAGCCACCAGTTACGAATCCCAGTTGCTGCATGTGGTGCGAAAATAGCACCAACATTGATACACATGTAAAAAATACTAAAGGCGCGGTCGCGAAGGTGACTGTATTTAGGATCGTCATAAAGATTACCAACAAGTGCTTGCAGATTTCCTTTAAATAAACCATTACCAAGGGCAATAACCAATAATCCCCCAAGTACAGGGTACATACCTGTCCCAGGAATTGAAATCACCATATAACCGATAAACATCAGGATAATCCCTGAAAAAATGGTTTTTCCCAATCCCAGCCAACGGTCGGCAACAATACCACCCACAAGAGCTAACACATAAATGAGAAAATAAAACGTAGAGTAGATTTTTCCGGCTTCAATCGGATCGAGTCCGAATTTGGCTTGTAAGAATAGCAACAGAATAGCCATCATGGTATAGAAACCAAAACGTTCACCCATGTTCGCTATGGAGGCGATGATAAGTCCTTTAGGATGTCCTTTAAACATGCGTCTTTAAGTATTAAGTTTATAATTATTGAATGATCTGCTTGATAGCTCCTGTTTCAGGATAAAAGTAAACCTTAACCGGCGCTTTCTTGTCTTCGAGCATGGAGGGGGCTAATGATTCCTTGCTTCCGAACTGAGTAACCTGTTCTTCTCCTTTGTATAAAGTTTTGTTGTTAAGTTTTATTTCAATAGAAGCCTTGCCGGGGATATTATAAATTATACCCTTCATCGATTTTTCTTTCTTTTCGGCTTCTTTAGGATCTAGAACCGGCGCTTTTTCTGTTGCAGTTAGGTTTAGATAGACAGGAGCCCCTCCCAGATCGTCTGCATCCAGAACTCCTAATAAATCAGAAAAACGGAACAATATCTCCTTATCCATGTCTCCTGTGGGATGGATTGTAAACGTACTATTAGAAGATTCTTTTGTAACAACCCCGGTAAACAAATTAGTCAAGGCTCTTTCCTGCTGCTCAAGTTGTTCTATAACCAGTTTCATTGCTTCACCATCGGGAGGAAGATTGTCTGCTTCGCCGGTAAGAATATTAAGACGACTTTCTCTTATGCGATAAATTTGTTTTGCAGCAACCTCTGCTTGTTTTGCAGTTGAACCGGCCATTAACAATTCTTCAGAGAGTACAGATGCCGGCGTTACACTAGCCGGCGCAGCCTTTTTCTTTTTAACGGAGTCGGCTTGGTTTTGCAGTGTTTCAAATTCAGCGTTGATGGTACACAACATTCCTTCTTCAGTAAGATAAACGTACGGAGCCAACGTGCCGGATTTGAATTCTATAATAAACGTGTTGTCTTTATCCGGAATACCTTTATTCTGCAGCGTAATTTTGTCAATTAAATAGAGCGTTTTGTCTTCTGTTATAACCTCTTTTACTCCCAGATATTTCTCTGCGTATTTGTAATAGGGACCCGCCTTACTTGTTACTTTGGTCACTTCGGCATCAACAATAAAAGTTGTAAGCGGAAGTGCGTATGTAACGCCGAAATTGTTGCTTTTAACAGCATTCTTTTTTACCACTTTGGTCTGCGCAATAAGAGGTACAGTGAGTAGCAGACTGGCTATGACAATAAAATTTTTCATGATTAATCTGTTTTATATTCTAAAACGAATGTACAAAACTATTAAAAATTTCCTAAGAAGCAAGAGTAAAACTCAAATAACCAGTTAAGAAACCGTTATCTGAGTTTTATTCAGTAATTCCTTATTTGTTTAAATGCTTTACCGAGCATGCCGGTTATGTCGCTTGCAATCATACTCTCTTCCGAGCGATATACAGCAGCCAAGTCGCCTGCCGTGCCATGTAAGAATACACCAGATACGGCAGCTGTTACCGGACTAAGACCCTGAGCCAACAGACCCAGGATAATCCCTGTCAATACATCCCCACTGCCCGCTGTAGCCATTCCCGGATTTCCGGAACAGTTAAAATAAACATTCCCTTCCGGCGAACAAATGGCGGTGTAAGCACCTTTAAGAACAATACAAAGCGAATGCTCTTTGGCAAAAGCCTGAGCTTTAAGTAAGCGTTCGTAAGAGCAACTACTTTCGCCCGCGATGCGATCAAATTCCTTGGGATGAGGCG is from uncultured Macellibacteroides sp. and encodes:
- a CDS encoding DUF4831 family protein, with product MKNFIVIASLLLTVPLIAQTKVVKKNAVKSNNFGVTYALPLTTFIVDAEVTKVTSKAGPYYKYAEKYLGVKEVITEDKTLYLIDKITLQNKGIPDKDNTFIIEFKSGTLAPYVYLTEEGMLCTINAEFETLQNQADSVKKKKAAPASVTPASVLSEELLMAGSTAKQAEVAAKQIYRIRESRLNILTGEADNLPPDGEAMKLVIEQLEQQERALTNLFTGVVTKESSNSTFTIHPTGDMDKEILFRFSDLLGVLDADDLGGAPVYLNLTATEKAPVLDPKEAEKKEKSMKGIIYNIPGKASIEIKLNNKTLYKGEEQVTQFGSKESLAPSMLEDKKAPVKVYFYPETGAIKQIIQ
- a CDS encoding histidine kinase, which encodes MVSIALLITILILIVVTALAVYLFFQLRESKKKQQDISLRFQELKNQVNPLQLEALEAKLNPHLFKNILNSIQSHAYQTYFTIDKLANVLDYILYESRKEFVSAKEEIQFALNLIEINKIKVSPLFDLKVKTKVNNAEPMYEQKLLAPLISIDLIENAFKHADIQSPDAFIYITLEFKDNHFEIKVANKISSKPAMKKEKGGIGIKTLEQRLQIIYDTNFKLDSYIEDNVYVAHLNIDLFEYKVKVLAAR
- a CDS encoding transposase — its product is MEEQYRLFLSDFYEWDQREHADKWVLFPENIGSHLSLDETALTYDELYTILTNKQAKGKKGSIVAIVKGTMASDVLDVLNRINHSKRLKVKEVTIDMAANMEMIVRRAFPKATLVTDRFHVQKLATEALQDIRVVHRWEAIEQESKEMELAKEAGRKYSPEILKNGETRKQLLARSRYLLFKTENKWTPNQRARAEVLFHWYPSLERSYNLTMQLRHIYHTVKEKVVAFTRLAHWYEQIEQAGFKQFNTVKRSISAHYQTIINYFDNRSTNASAESFNAKIKSFRACLRGVKNISYFLFRLTNIYA
- a CDS encoding cation:proton antiporter yields the protein MLNKFKNIFFYVLIIGSFSALIYWIDFMGSKQEIVSEIVRPTSEKTHWGEFLHSLLQNIGHPLAILLAQIVTIILVARIFGWICKKIGQPTVIGEIIAGIVLGPSLLGMYFPEFSAYLFPVQSLGNLNFLSQIGLILFMFIVGMEIDINVLKNKAHDAIVISHASIIVPFSLGMGLAYFIYQSFAPAGVTFSSFGLFIGIAMSITAFPVLARIVQERGIHKTRLGTVVITCAAADDITGWSILAAVIAIAKAGSFVSSLYTILLAVGYVLFMIKIVRPFLKRVGDLHTSSANLSKSIVAIFIVTLILSSWTTEVIGIHALFGAFMAGAIMPTNQKFRNIFIERIEDIALVLLLPLFFVFTGLRTEIGLLNDVHLWKITGLIILVAIIGKFVGSAMAARFVKQSWKDSLTIGALMNTRGLMELVVLNIGYDLGILTPKIFAMMVIMALVTTFMTGPALNLINWLFKSKAEDKMNEISRISKFKILVSFGNPENGKIMVRLANCLIKKTNSNSAITAMHLFPSSKSHQFNLEAYENESFAPIFEESKYLNQKITTLFKVTNDIESDITEVANEGEYDLLLIGIGQSIFEGSLLGKILGFTTRIINPDRLINQVTGRESIFENSPFDERTRSIIAKSKVTVGILIDRGFSKTDRICIPVISPTDEFLIGFAQKLINFSESQISFIDFNEHIHKNPALKESIRAIEQIAPNHVRLISEGKISPDFLKEQTLMLISVESWKQLIETKHNWLTTIPSTLIIAEKE
- a CDS encoding flavodoxin; amino-acid sequence: MKKRLVAYYSRRGQNYVSGSLIELTQGNTEVIAKKIQALTNSDIFEIDTVLKYPKDYMETTRVAKKELNADARPELTETVDNIDDYDTIYLGYPNWWGTFPMAIFTFLESYNFSGKTIIPFCTHEGSGMCGLGDIQLVCPEANVNKGIAIKGSNVHRADTESTIKNWLEKL
- a CDS encoding response regulator transcription factor — translated: MNTKLKCLLLDDELPGLTYLKMLCEQIPQLEVVKAFNRPDLFIEESSKLDFDLCILDIEMPQTNGIQIAELLKHKLIIFTTAHKEYAAEAFDLDAVDFVRKPIQLERLQSAVNKAFKRIPYTKYGEKFINLNTDKGKSLIFFDQLCYIKASVIDSRDKNVLLKDGSKICLKNISFEKLQTILPPNKFCRINKQEIIALDIVQHFSVDQITSALTCEQNKPQIFYLSEVYRKNFLEKVKI
- a CDS encoding aldo/keto reductase, which codes for MKTRKLGTQGLEVSALGLGCMGLSFGYGPATEKQDAIKLIRKAYELGITFFDTAEVYGPYTNEEVVGEAITPFRNDVVVATKFGFHFEGGRANGVNSKPDYIRQAVEGSLKRLNVEAIDLLYQHRIDPNVPIEDVAGTVRELIQEGKVKYFGMSEAGATNIRKAHAIQPVSALQSEYSMWWREPETKTFATLEELGIGFVPFSPLGKGFLTGKIDVNTAFDANDFRNAIPRFDAENRKVNQVLVELITQIAQEKEATPAQVALAWIHAQKEWIVPIPGTTKIHRLEENTEAINLELNKTDLSLIETALANIDIIGHRYPESSEKMIDND
- a CDS encoding peptide MFS transporter, with the translated sequence MFKGHPKGLIIASIANMGERFGFYTMMAILLLFLQAKFGLDPIEAGKIYSTFYFLIYVLALVGGIVADRWLGLGKTIFSGIILMFIGYMVISIPGTGMYPVLGGLLVIALGNGLFKGNLQALVGNLYDDPKYSHLRDRAFSIFYMCINVGAIFAPHAATGIRNWWLTTHGLAYNGALPKMCHELINGNLADTAVMQNLANEVSGSQVTDLTAFATTYLDVFNTGYHFAFAIAAGSMLLSMLVYSFCKKYLAPGDVTAVQQASAAAANGVKIEKMPWIEEKKRLLALGFVFLIVIFFWMSFHQNGVTLTLFARDYTATHVGPGTSLIFNIFSLMGIAVGVGGLIIAFSKVKLLNRILGVAAFIAGAAIAVNYYNEFAAADGSPISPEIFQSFNPLFVVTLTPLIVGFFAWLNKRGIEPSAPRKIGIGMFLAAGSFLIMIIGSLGLVAPKDLVEGTDAERISAYWLIATYFSLTISELFLSPMGISFVSKVAPPRFKGLMQGGWLCATALGNQLLFIGTIIWSKAEIWQVWIFFTICCVISGSIIFALMKRLEAVAK